CCTATACGAATAGGAATATTATAATAAGTAGCACAATCCACAATTTGACGAATACGTAATTTATTACCAATATTACCAGGATTAATACGTAAACAATCAGCACCATTTTCAATAACTTTTAATGCAATACGATAATCAAAATGAACATCAGCTACTAAAGGGGTATCAACATTTTTTTTTATTTTTTTAAAAGCGTCGGCTGCATCCATTGTTGGAACAGAAATACGAACAATATCTACACCTGCTTTTTCAAGCAATTTAATTTGACTAATAGTTGTATTAATATCAATTGTTTTTGTATTAGTCATAGATTGAATAGATATTGGAGCATTATCTCCGATAGGAATCTTTCCTACATTAATTCGAATTGTTTTTCGTCTTTTTATTGATGATTTATTACACATTTAAAAGAGTTCCTAAATTTTAAAAAATAAAAACTATTTAAAAATATGATATTTATATATAATTTTAAATTATGGTATAATGATTCTTATTGAGCGATTAGTATTTATGGAATGATTAAAATTAATCATTTTATTTTGAAAAAAAATAATAACATTAATAGGTGCTCCTATATTTAAACTATATGGTATTATTCCGTATAACTCAAGTTTATCACCATTATTTTTTATACCACTAAATAAAATTTTTTTATTTGCATCACGTACTTCTAACCAACATGTTCCTAAAAATTTTAAATTTAATAAATTTGAGTTTTCATATAACATATCATTATCTTTTATATATTGTATATTATCTGTAATTTCTGTTATTGAATTTATTAATTTATTATCTAAATTTTTTTTTGTTATTTTTTCATCCAATAAATTATTATATCCAAAAATATCTTTTAAATTTTTATTTTTGAATGAAAAAAATGAATTAAAAAAATAAACTAATGATTTATTATATTTTAAACTTATTTTTTCATAATTATTTATCATAAATAATAACACATTACTTTCTTTGTTATAATATTTTAATAAATGGATTCCAATAATAAAAAAAAATATAATAAACAATATAATTTTTATTAAATAAAATTTATATTGTTTATATTTTTTTATAAAAATAAAAGATTTTTTGTCATTTAATGGCACAGATGAAATATCAACAATACTTTTTGTATTTAATAAAATATTAATATCATGTTCAGATATACCTACAAAACGAGCATATAAACGTATATAACCACGTAAAAACGTAGGTTCAACACCGTAAGGTTGAATATCTTGTTCTATCTCATTTACAGTACTAGTTTTGAGACATAATTGTTTAGCAATATTTTCAACAGTCAATCCTAAACGTTTACGTTCTTGAGATAATCTTTGACCTATTGTAAGAATTGTTATATCTTTTATATCTTTTTTAATAATCATTTTTTCAATAACACTATTTATTTTTTTTTAATTTATAACATCAATATTTCACCATAAATTTATAATTAAAATTAAATTAATTACGAAAATTATTTTTAAAATATTTCATACAAATAATATTAAACAAAAATATTTTAAATCATTTCAATTAATAGCAAAAAATATTTTTGTTTGTTATAATATTTAACAATTATTAAAAATTATATTTTATATAAAAAAATAATAAATAAAAAATAATTTTTATATTTTTAACATTTTTAAATTTAAAAAATTATTTAATAATATAATTTTTATTTTTAAAATATCTAAAATAATACATTTAATATCTTTTTGTGTAAAATTAAAAATTAATTATTATTAATAATAATATACTTCTATAGTAAAATATTATTTTTAATAAAAAAAATAAAATTCATACAATAATAATATATTATTACATTCTAAAATTTAGAATTCAATTATAATTAATAATTATTAAGATATTAATTATTATTAATGGTTTTTAAATGATATAATCTATACAAAATTATATTTAAATTATAATTTTTATATATAAAGCTTATAAAATTATTATTTTTTATAACAAACAACTTTAAATAAAACTATATACAGCTATATATCATAATTTTAATTTTTTTTATATAAAAATTATAAATTACAACTTTTAAAAAATTTAAACATATTTTCTTATTAATAATATAATATACTTTAATTTTAATATATATATTGTATACTTTATATAATAAAAACATTTCTTAAAATTAATGTGATAGTTAAAATTTACAGTATTTATTATCTTAAATTTTAAAAAAACTTTAATATAATATTTATTAAAAATAATTTATAAATTTTAATTATTTTAATTTTTAAAAACCATTTTTTTAAAAAAATTCAAAATAATTTTTATAATTAAATATTGATTTTATTTCGCTTTATTTATTAAAAAATTTGCTATTGTTCTAACACCAATTCCAGTTGCACCAACAGACCATAAATTAGATTGTGATTCACAATATGATGCAGAACAATCAATATGAATCCAATTTTCTTGATATTTTTCTACAAAATAAGATAAAAAAGCAGCAGCTGTACTCGCCCCAGCAGTATTTTGAACGGAAACATTATTTAAATCAGCAAAATTAGATTGTAGTTGTTTACGATGAAAACTATCTAAAGGTAAACGCCAAAATAATTCATATTCTTGATTAGAAGATTTTATAAAATCTTTAATTAAATTATCATTAAAACAAAAAATAGCATGATAATCATTACCAACTGCAACAGTTGCTGCACCAGTTAATGTCGCAGCATCAATTATTATTGATGGATTTTCTCTGCTAGCATCAATTAAACCATCAGCAAGAATTAATCTTCCTTCTGCATCAGTATTTGTAATTTCAACTGATTTTCCATTACGATAATGAATAATATCACCTAATTTATATGCATTGCCACTAATCATATTATCAGCTATACATAAAAATATTTTAACTCGTTCTTTAAAACCACGAGTAATAGCAAGAGCTAATGCTCCAACCAAAATTGCAGCCCCCCCCATATCTGCTTTCATTGATTTCATTGAAGACGACGATTTTAAACTATACCCACCTGAATCAAAAGTAATAGCTTTTCCAACTAAACATGCAAACACAGGAGCATCAACACTATTATGTGGATTATAATCCAAAGTTAAAAATATAGGATCTCTATTTGAAGCACAACCAACAGCATAAATACCAATATATTTTTTCTTTAATAAATCTTTTCCTTTAATTATATTACATTTAATTTTTTGTAAAGTAATAGTATTCAATAAATTTATTGTTTTTTCAGATAATTTTTCGGGTCCTAATTCATTAGATGATAAATTAATAATATCACGCACCCAATCAATAATACGAACGCGATTATTTAATTCAATATATTCCGATTCTAATAATTGAGGCCATTTTATAGTTTTAATATTTTTAGGAGAACGATAACCTTGCCAAAAAGCCCAACAATTTTCTAAATTCCAATATTTACCAATTAAAGCAACATTATATATACCATAATCATCAATTTTACGTCCTGCTATTTGTAATTTATGTAATTCATTTTCATTTTTTAAATGTATTTTTATATTATTAATTCCAAAACTTAATAATGATTTCTTCTTTAAATATTCATCTGCAGGTTCTAATGAAATTACTATTGACATAATTTTCATTTTATTTTTTTCTCTTTTTAATATAATTTTAAAAAAAATTTTTTATATATAATAAAATATTAATATAATATTTATAAAATTATTATTTTTATTAAAAAATAAATTTAATTAATATTTAATTTATTGTTTATATTTATTTAAAATTAATTACTTAATAATATATTTTCAACACAATATATAAAATAATATAAGTTTTAATATTATAAAGTATTTTTTTAAAAAAAACTATAAAATTTCATATAAAATTATTTTTATTTTTTTTATTTATTATTTTAATTTTTTTAATAAAATATTTTATTAATATTTTATTTTAAAAATATTTAATTTATTAAAAAATATTTGTTTTAAATGTTAAATTATATTAAATATATTTTTTAAAATAATTTTTTATATCTTAAAAAAATATTATTTACATAACAATTTTATTGTTTAAATATTTAAAATATCAAATTAATTCTGTTTTATAAAAAAATATTTATATATAATTCTATCATATGTATAGCTTTAATAAATAAAAATATTTAATAATAAAATAAATTATTTAAAATAAAAAAATATAAAAATATTTATATTGAAAATACTATTATAAAATATATAATAATAATTATTTTATATAAAAATATTTATGAATAAAAACATTAAAAAAATAAAAAATAAAATTAAAATTTTAAAAAAACTAATACAACATCACAATTATTTATATTATAATCTTAATAATCCAAAAATATCTGATCATGAATATGATACCTTATTAAGAAAACTTAATATTTTTGAAAAATCTTTTCCTGAACTAATAACAAAAGATTCTCCTTCTAAAACTATAGGTGCATCACCATCACTTAACTTTAATAAAAATTACCATAAAACCCCAATGTTATCATTAAATAACGTTTTTAATGATAAAGAATTTTTAAATTTTAATGAAAATATAAAAAATCGATTAAACATTAAAACAGAAATATCATTTTGTTGTGAATTGAAATTTGATGGATTAGCGATAAATTTATTATATAAAAATAAAAAATTAATACAAGCTTCTACTCGTGGAGATGGGTTTATTGGAGAAGATGTAACAACAAATATAAAAACTATTCCTAGTATTCCTATATTTTTGATAGGTGATGAAATTCCAAATTTATTAGAAATTCGTGGCGAAATATTTATGCCAAAAAATAATTTTGAATATTTAAATAAAAATTTAATTAAAGCTAATAAAAAAACATTTTCAAATACACGAAATGCTGCAGCAGGTTCTATTAGACAAAATAATCCTTCCATAACAGCTGAAAGATCATTAAATTTTTATTGTTATGGACATGGCTTTATAGAAAATGATAATTTACCAAATAGTCATTATAAACGACTAATGAAATTTAAATCATGGGGTATACCGGTTAATGAATATGTTCAATTACTAACAGGAGACCAATTAGCATTGAATTTTTATTATAAAATTAAAAAAATTAAAAATGATTTTAATTTTGATATTGATGGTGTAGTTATAAAAGTTGATTCTATACTTTTTCAAAAAAAACTCGGTTTTGTATCAAAAGCACCAAAATGGGCTATAGCTTTTAAATATCCTGTAAAAAAAAAAAATACATTATTAAAAGATGTAATTTTTAAAGTTGGTCGAACTGGAATAATAACTCCAGTAGCAAAACTTGATCCAATAGAAATTGATGGTGTAATCATAAAAAATGCTTCATTATATAACGAAAACGAAATAAAAAAATTAAATATTCATATTGGTGACACTGTTGTAATACAACGAGCTGGAAACGTAATTCCTAAAATAACTGATGTTATTTTAAATAAACGTCAATATAATAATCAAAAAATTATATTCCCAAAATATTGTCCTGTGTGTGCTTCTGAAATAAAAAAAGAAAAAGCATTTTTTCGTTGTACAGGATTATTAATTTGTAAAGCTCAACGCGAACAAGCATTAAAACATTTTGTTTCTAGTAAAGCATTAAATATAATTGGCATAGGAGAAAAAATCATAAAAAAATTAATAAAAGAAGAAATCGTAAAATCACCAGTCGATTTATATCAACTTACTATTGATAATTTTTCTAAAATTAACGGTATTGATATAAAATCTGGACAAAATTTAATTAATTCAATAGAAAAATCAAAAAAAACAACACTAACAAGATTTATTTATTCGTTAGGTATTCAAAAAGTTGGTATAACAACTGCAGCTAATTTAGTTGAAAAATATTCTACTTTAGAATCAATTATGAATGCCGATTTAATTTCATTAAAAAATATACCTAATATAGGTGATATAGTTTCAAAAAATATAATAAATTTTTTTAAAAATAAAAATAATCAAATTATAATTAATAATTTAATATATAAATCAAAAATTTATTGGCCTGAAAAAAAACTTTTAAAAAAACAAGATGTTAATATTCAATTTATATATAAAAATGTAGTATTAACAGGATCAACAAAAACAATTACACGAAATCAAATAATAAATAAATTACTTTTGTTAAAAGCAAAATTCTCAAATAAAATATCTAAAAATACTGATTTAATTATTATTGGGAAAAATCCTTCTAAAATTAAATTATCAATAGCAAATAAACAATGTATTAAAATTATTGATGAAAATGAATTAATTCAATTACTTAATTTTAAAAAATAAATTATTTTAAAAAAATATAAAAAAATAATATATCTTATATGTACACAATAATATTAATATTAAAATTAATTTGTATGAAGCTAAGCGGATTTGAACCGCTTATACTTTGTATTTTATGTAAATCTTCTTTTAATTGAATTATAGATTTTAAAAATAATCTTATTATATTCGATAATTAATCAAATATTTTTAAAAATCATAATTTTTTATTTAAAATAAAATTTAATGCTTTTTCAATACGAGAAACTGAACGAAATTTACCAATTATATAAATAATAATATACAAATTAGGTGTTTTAGTAATTCCAGTTATTGCTATACGTAATGGCATACAAATTTTACCCATACTAACTTTAAACTTAATAACAGCATTTTTTACTACTTGTTCAATATTTTTATGATTCCAATCTTTAATTAAATTTAATTTGCTTTTTATTTCTTCTAAAAAAATATATGATGTTTTATTTAAATATTTTTTTGCATCATCAAAATTAAAATCATTAAATTCTTCATAAAAATAAATACATGATTTAGCCATTTCTTTCAACGTTTTACAACGATTTTTAAATAAATTAACTAATTCGATTAAACTCGGCCCATCATTTATATCAATATTTTGTTTTTTTATATGCCATTTTAGATGATTAGCTACTTCTTCAGATGGTAATGTATTAATATAATAATGATTTAACCATAATAATTTATTAAAATTAAATGAGCTAGATGATTTATTAACATCATCAATACTAAAATATTTTTTCATTTCTTCAAGACTAAAAATCTCTTGATCACCATGTGACCAACCAAGCCTAACTAAATGATTTAATATAGCTTGCGGTAAAAATCCATTTTCACGATACTGTAAAATACTAACAGTATTATTACGTTTAGATAATTTTTTACCATCATCATTTAAAATTAATGAAACATGAGCATATTCAGGTATAGGAGCTTTTAATGCATTTAAAATATTAATTTGACGAGGAGTATTATTAATATGTTCTTCACCACGAATAACATGAGTAATATTCATATCCCAATCATCAATTACAACGCAAAAATTATATGTAAAAG
This Candidatus Providencia siddallii DNA region includes the following protein-coding sequences:
- a CDS encoding RodZ domain-containing protein, producing the protein MIIKKDIKDITILTIGQRLSQERKRLGLTVENIAKQLCLKTSTVNEIEQDIQPYGVEPTFLRGYIRLYARFVGISEHDINILLNTKSIVDISSVPLNDKKSFIFIKKYKQYKFYLIKIILFIIFFFIIGIHLLKYYNKESNVLLFMINNYEKISLKYNKSLVYFFNSFFSFKNKNLKDIFGYNNLLDEKITKKNLDNKLINSITEITDNIQYIKDNDMLYENSNLLNLKFLGTCWLEVRDANKKILFSGIKNNGDKLELYGIIPYSLNIGAPINVIIFFQNKMINFNHSINTNRSIRIIIP
- the gltX gene encoding glutamate--tRNA ligase codes for the protein MKKVKTRFAPSPTGYLHIGSIRTALFSWLFSRQNQGEFILRIEDTDLKRSNQKSIDVIIDSMNWLNLNWDGELFYQTKRLKRYNEIIEQMLNNGTAYRCYCSRERLENLRKKQILNNKKPRYDGFCRNYVNDNFLNKSYVVRFLNPDKGSVIFNDKIRGFIEFKNQELDDLIIQRSDGSFTYNFCVVIDDWDMNITHVIRGEEHINNTPRQINILNALKAPIPEYAHVSLILNDDGKKLSKRNNTVSILQYRENGFLPQAILNHLVRLGWSHGDQEIFSLEEMKKYFSIDDVNKSSSSFNFNKLLWLNHYYINTLPSEEVANHLKWHIKKQNIDINDGPSLIELVNLFKNRCKTLKEMAKSCIYFYEEFNDFNFDDAKKYLNKTSYIFLEEIKSKLNLIKDWNHKNIEQVVKNAVIKFKVSMGKICMPLRIAITGITKTPNLYIIIYIIGKFRSVSRIEKALNFILNKKLWFLKIFD
- the ligA gene encoding NAD-dependent DNA ligase LigA, encoding MNKNIKKIKNKIKILKKLIQHHNYLYYNLNNPKISDHEYDTLLRKLNIFEKSFPELITKDSPSKTIGASPSLNFNKNYHKTPMLSLNNVFNDKEFLNFNENIKNRLNIKTEISFCCELKFDGLAINLLYKNKKLIQASTRGDGFIGEDVTTNIKTIPSIPIFLIGDEIPNLLEIRGEIFMPKNNFEYLNKNLIKANKKTFSNTRNAAAGSIRQNNPSITAERSLNFYCYGHGFIENDNLPNSHYKRLMKFKSWGIPVNEYVQLLTGDQLALNFYYKIKKIKNDFNFDIDGVVIKVDSILFQKKLGFVSKAPKWAIAFKYPVKKKNTLLKDVIFKVGRTGIITPVAKLDPIEIDGVIIKNASLYNENEIKKLNIHIGDTVVIQRAGNVIPKITDVILNKRQYNNQKIIFPKYCPVCASEIKKEKAFFRCTGLLICKAQREQALKHFVSSKALNIIGIGEKIIKKLIKEEIVKSPVDLYQLTIDNFSKINGIDIKSGQNLINSIEKSKKTTLTRFIYSLGIQKVGITTAANLVEKYSTLESIMNADLISLKNIPNIGDIVSKNIINFFKNKNNQIIINNLIYKSKIYWPEKKLLKKQDVNIQFIYKNVVLTGSTKTITRNQIINKLLLLKAKFSNKISKNTDLIIIGKNPSKIKLSIANKQCIKIIDENELIQLLNFKK
- the pepB gene encoding aminopeptidase PepB; the protein is MSIVISLEPADEYLKKKSLLSFGINNIKIHLKNENELHKLQIAGRKIDDYGIYNVALIGKYWNLENCWAFWQGYRSPKNIKTIKWPQLLESEYIELNNRVRIIDWVRDIINLSSNELGPEKLSEKTINLLNTITLQKIKCNIIKGKDLLKKKYIGIYAVGCASNRDPIFLTLDYNPHNSVDAPVFACLVGKAITFDSGGYSLKSSSSMKSMKADMGGAAILVGALALAITRGFKERVKIFLCIADNMISGNAYKLGDIIHYRNGKSVEITNTDAEGRLILADGLIDASRENPSIIIDAATLTGAATVAVGNDYHAIFCFNDNLIKDFIKSSNQEYELFWRLPLDSFHRKQLQSNFADLNNVSVQNTAGASTAAAFLSYFVEKYQENWIHIDCSASYCESQSNLWSVGATGIGVRTIANFLINKAK